A single Oryctolagus cuniculus chromosome 18, mOryCun1.1, whole genome shotgun sequence DNA region contains:
- the PPP1R37 gene encoding protein phosphatase 1 regulatory subunit 37 gives MEIPPQEAPPGPGADGDAEEAAGEAGSPGPASPPADGRLKAAAKRVTFPSDEDIVSGAVEPKDPWRHAQNVTVDEVIRAYKQACQKLSCRQIPKLLRQLQEFTDLGHRIDCLDLKGEKLDYKTCEALEEVFKRLQFKVVDLEQTNLDEDGASALFDMIEYYESATHLNISFNKHIGTRGWQAAAHMMRKTSCLQYLDARNTPLLDHSAPFVARALRIRSSLAVLHLENASLSGRPLMLLATALKMNVSLRELHLADNKLNGLQDSAQLGTLLKFNCSLQILDLRNNHVLDSGLAYICEGLKEQRKGLVTLVLWNNQLTHTGMAFLGMTLPHTQSLETLNLGHNPIGNEGVRNLKNGLISNRSVLRLGLASTKLTCEGAVAVAEFIAESPRLLRLDLRENEIKTGGLMALSLALKVNHSLLRLDLDREPKKEAVKSFIETQKALLAEIQNGCKRNFVLAREREEKEQRPQLSASMPEITVTEPPPPAAAQNGAPGPGPGPDSDSDSDSEGEDEEEDGERDEAGGDQSPSTPCPALVPPTDSLGPGDRSPPGSPSSPSEQRISVSSPGRGHKVFVVTRVESPPERAEPPVPPAHLSPPSSPPSSPSSPVLPPAEGDGRQDPGSPEPQPQPETPQPGPPLPNGLKPEFALALPPEPPPGPEAKAGSRSLDHELSCPESEKELEQLLLEASQEPGQETL, from the exons CCCAGAACGTGACCGTGGACGAGGTGATCCGTGCCTACAAGCAAGCCTGTCAGAAGCTGAGCTGCAGGCAGATCCCCAAGCTCCTGCGGCAGCTGCAG GAGTTCACGGACCTCGGGCACCGCATCGACTGTCTGGACCTGAAAG GTGAGAAGCTGGACTACAAGACCTGTGAGGCCCTGGAGGAGGTCTTCAAGCGGCTGCAGTTCAAGGTCGTGGACCTGGAGCAGACGAACCTGGATGAGGAT GGTGCCTCCGCCCTCTTCGACATGATCGAGTACTACGAGTCGGCCACACACCTCAACATCTCCTTCAATAAGCACATCGGCACGCGGGGCTGGCAGGCCGCCGCCCACATGATGCGCAAG AccagctgcctgcagtacctGGACGCGCGCAACACGCCCTTGCTGGACCACTCGGCGCCCTTCGTGGCGCGCGCCCTGCGCATCCGCAGCAGCCTGGCGGTGCTGCACCTGGAGAACGCCAGCCTGTCGGGGAGGCCCCTCATGCTGCTCG CCACGGCCCTGAAGATGAACGTGAGCCTGCGGGAGCTGCACCTGGCCGACAACAAGCTCAATGGTTTGCAGGACTCGGCCCAGCTGGGCACCCTGCTCAAGTTCAACTGCTCCCTGCAGATCCTGGACCTGCGCAACAACCACGTGCTGGACTCAG gtctcgccTACATCTGCGAGGGCCTCAAGgagcagaggaaggggctggtgaCCCTGGTGCTGTGGAACAACCAGCTCACGCACACGGGCATGGCCTTCCTGGGCATGACGCTG ccacacACGCAGAGCCTGGAGACCCTGAACCTGGGCCACAACCCCATCGGGAACGAGGGTGTGCGGAACCTCAAGAACGGGCTCATCAGCAACCGCAGCGTGCTGCGCCTCGGCCTGGCCTCCACCAAGCTCACGTGCGAGG GCGCGGTGGCGGTGGCGGAGTTCATCGCCGAGAGCCCCCGCCTCCTGAGACTGGACCTCCGGGAGAACGAGATCAAGACGGGCGGGCTCATGGCGCTGTCCTTGGCCCTCAAGGTGAACCACTCCCTGCTGCGCCTGGACCTGGACCGTGAGCCCAAGAAGGAGGCG GTCAAGAGCTTCATCGAGACCCAGAAGGCGCTGCTGGCCGAGATCCAGAACGGCTGCAAGCGCAACTTCGTGCTGGCGCGGGAGCGCGAGGAGAAGGAGCAGCGGCCGCAGCTGTCGGCCTCCATGCCCGAGATCACCGTCAccgagccgccgccgcccgccgcggcGCAGAACggggccccgggccccgggcccGGCCCGGACTCGGACTCGGATTCAGACTCTGAGGGGGAAGACGAGGAGGAAGACGGGGAGAGGGACGAGGCCGGCGGAGACCAGAGTCCCTcgaccccctgccctgccctggtgcCCCCCACAgactccctgggccctggggacaggagccccccagggagcccctcctccccctctgagCAGCGCATCTCCGTGTCCAGCCCGGGCCGGGGCCACAAGGTGTTCGTGGTGACCCGGGTGGAGAGTCCTCCCGAGAGGGCCGAGCCCCCTGTGCCGCccgcccacctctccccaccctcctccccaccctcctccccctcctcccctgtgcTGCCGCCAGCTGAGGGCGACGGCCGCCAGGACCCAGGATCGCCtgagccgcagccgcagccggaGACGCCTCAGCCAGGGCCGCCGCTGCCCAACGGCCTGAAGCCCGAGTTTGCCCTCGCACTGCCCCCAGAGCCGCCCCCGGGGCCCGAGGCCAAGGCGGGCAGCCGCAGCCTGGACCACG AGCTGAGCTGCCCCGAGAGCGAGAAGGAGCTGGAACAGCTGCTTCTGGAGGCCAGTCAGGAGCCGGGGCAGGAGACACTGTGA